The following are encoded in a window of Urocitellus parryii isolate mUroPar1 chromosome 7, mUroPar1.hap1, whole genome shotgun sequence genomic DNA:
- the LOC144256107 gene encoding interleukin-36 beta-like has protein sequence MFTPELQDMPVFYTIRDSQQMVWVLSGDVLIAAPSSNNVQPVTLTLIACRDTALQDEEKGNLVFLGIKGKDLSFCCAEVEGQPTLQLKEVSIMELYRENKARTPFLFFHSLEGSTSAFQLASHPGWFIATSSTAKQPVTLTQERGLANTNFYLGREN, from the exons ATGTTCACCCCGGAGC TTCAGGATATGCCCGTATTCTACACCATTCGTGACTCCCAACAGATGGTGTGGGTCCTGAGTGGAGATGTTTTAATAGCAGCTCCTTCAAGCAACAACGTGCAGCCTG TCACTCTCACCTTGATAGCCTGCAGGGACACAGCATTACAAGATGAAGAGAAAGGCAACCTGGTTTTCCTGGGAATCAAGGGCAAAGACCTCAGCTTCTGCTGTGCGGAAGTTGAGGGCCAGCCCACGCTGCAGCTGAAG GAGGTCAGTATCATGGAACTGTACAGGGAGAACAAAGCTCGGACGCCATTTCTCTTCTTCCACAGCCTGGAGGGCTCCACCTCTGCCTTTCAGTTGGCCTCCCACCCGGGCTGGTTCATAGCCACGTCCTCCACAGCCAAGCAGCCCGTGACGCTCACCCAGGAGAGGGGCCTCGCTAACACAAACTTTTATTTAGGTCGTGAGAATTAA